The proteins below come from a single Chryseobacterium nepalense genomic window:
- a CDS encoding thioredoxin family protein yields the protein MKTLLSAIVMVVFSIGFHAQTRLETAKKTAAENKELILLNFSGSDWCIPCIKLHKNIIETEDFKKLQADNVILYINADFPRNKKNQLSADLKKENAALADQYNPKGLFPYTLLLNQEGKVLKTWEGLPSENALAFSNEIRSVKENQK from the coding sequence ATGAAAACACTATTGTCAGCCATTGTAATGGTTGTATTCTCCATTGGTTTTCACGCACAGACCAGGCTGGAAACCGCAAAAAAAACGGCAGCAGAAAATAAAGAACTTATTTTACTTAACTTTTCGGGCTCAGACTGGTGCATTCCATGTATCAAACTGCATAAAAATATCATTGAAACCGAAGACTTTAAAAAGCTGCAAGCGGATAACGTTATTCTTTACATTAATGCAGACTTTCCGAGAAACAAAAAAAATCAGCTTTCTGCGGACCTGAAGAAGGAAAATGCAGCACTTGCCGATCAATATAATCCAAAAGGGCTTTTTCCGTATACGCTGCTATTGAACCAGGAAGGAAAGGTACTGAAAACCTGGGAAGGACTTCCTTCTGAAAATGCTTTGGCTTTCAGTAACGAAATCCGCTCAGTCAAAGAAAACCAAAAATAA
- a CDS encoding FAD:protein FMN transferase — MLREFKRPQKLMGNAFEITVVGNDDKKAQEHIDAAIEEIRRIEKLLTTFSEESQTNLINKNAGIQPVQVDLEIFDLIERSMRISAITDGYFDISYGGIDKSFWNFDRTMNALPDPELIKDHLKLVNYRNIILDRSNQTVFLKEKGMRIGFGGIGKGYAAEMAKRLLQKRGATSGIVNASGDLTAWGNQADGKPWTIGIADPDNAGQPFSYMNITDMAIATSGNYEKFVIINGKRYSHTINPKTGMPVSGVKSVTVFCPNAEIADAMATPVSIMGITAAINMVNQINHLECIIIDDQDKIYSSQNINLK; from the coding sequence ATGCTAAGAGAATTCAAAAGACCTCAGAAACTCATGGGGAACGCTTTTGAAATTACCGTTGTGGGAAATGATGATAAAAAAGCACAGGAGCATATTGATGCAGCCATTGAAGAAATACGCAGGATCGAAAAACTTCTCACCACTTTCAGTGAAGAAAGCCAGACCAACCTTATCAACAAAAATGCAGGAATACAACCTGTACAGGTTGACCTGGAAATTTTTGATCTGATTGAAAGAAGTATGCGTATCAGTGCCATTACAGACGGATATTTTGATATTTCTTATGGCGGAATTGATAAAAGCTTCTGGAATTTTGACCGTACAATGAATGCACTTCCAGATCCTGAACTTATTAAAGATCATCTGAAGCTCGTGAATTACCGGAATATTATTCTTGATCGAAGTAACCAGACGGTCTTTCTAAAAGAAAAAGGAATGCGCATCGGTTTCGGGGGAATCGGGAAAGGATATGCTGCCGAAATGGCAAAGAGGCTTTTACAAAAAAGAGGGGCAACCTCAGGAATCGTCAATGCTTCCGGGGATCTTACTGCATGGGGAAATCAGGCAGACGGAAAACCCTGGACGATAGGAATTGCAGATCCAGACAATGCCGGACAGCCGTTTTCCTACATGAATATTACCGATATGGCCATTGCAACGTCCGGGAATTACGAAAAATTCGTTATCATCAACGGAAAAAGATACTCGCATACGATCAATCCCAAAACAGGGATGCCTGTTTCAGGAGTAAAAAGTGTAACCGTTTTTTGTCCTAATGCAGAAATTGCAGATGCCATGGCGACGCCTGTAAGCATTATGGGAATCACTGCGGCAATCAATATGGTTAATCAGATTAATCATCTGGAATGTATTATTATTGATGACCAGGACAAAATATATTCATCACAAAACATTAATTTAAAATGA
- a CDS encoding DUF4266 domain-containing protein — translation MKNFIKIIAAICLLITVASVQSCTTVKEYEKNKLNDSEMILGNRPIEKTELSFQSYREGSSGANAGKVGGGCGCN, via the coding sequence ATGAAAAATTTCATAAAAATAATAGCGGCAATTTGCCTATTGATCACCGTGGCCTCAGTGCAATCCTGTACTACCGTCAAGGAGTACGAAAAAAATAAGCTCAATGATTCTGAAATGATTCTCGGAAACAGGCCGATCGAAAAGACCGAGCTTAGCTTTCAGTCTTACAGAGAAGGCTCTTCCGGAGCCAATGCAGGGAAAGTTGGCGGCGGCTGCGGGTGTAATTAA
- a CDS encoding DUF3570 domain-containing protein encodes MKKLIISVIALFGIFNAKAQENTNNEQPKKLTFDEANLVSSYYKQDGNNSAVTGGIGTEKLTDISNTIDVTMVKYDKKDRKNKFGFSVGIDHYTSASSDMIDLKANSSASHADNRIYPALSWSRENESKGTTLMAGVSTSFEFDYQSYGANIGFSQKTANRMGEFTAKFQAFLDQVKLIAPIELRTSEGYGTSGRNTYALSLAYSQIINQNFQIEVLGDAVQQTGYLSLPFHRVYFNDNSVHQEALPDKRFKIPIGLRANYFLGDKVILRAYYRYYTDDWGLKSNTFSLETPVKISPFISVSPFYRYYSQTATKYFAPYQQHTAFDDFYTSNYDLSKFDSHFYGAGIRISPKNGLFGVERLNMLEIRYGHYTKSVGMKSDIISLNLRFR; translated from the coding sequence ATGAAAAAATTAATCATAAGTGTTATTGCTCTTTTCGGAATTTTTAATGCAAAAGCACAGGAAAATACAAATAATGAACAGCCAAAAAAGCTGACGTTTGATGAAGCAAATTTAGTTTCAAGCTACTATAAACAGGACGGAAATAATTCTGCCGTTACAGGAGGAATTGGCACTGAAAAGTTAACCGATATTTCCAATACCATAGATGTAACAATGGTAAAATACGATAAGAAAGACCGAAAAAATAAATTCGGTTTTAGTGTGGGGATTGATCATTATACTTCCGCATCTTCGGATATGATTGATCTTAAGGCCAACTCGTCGGCATCCCATGCAGACAACAGAATTTATCCTGCTTTAAGCTGGAGCCGTGAAAATGAATCCAAAGGAACAACCTTAATGGCGGGAGTTTCCACATCTTTTGAGTTTGATTATCAGTCTTACGGTGCAAACATCGGCTTTTCGCAGAAAACGGCAAACCGGATGGGAGAATTTACGGCAAAATTCCAGGCCTTTCTAGATCAGGTTAAGCTTATTGCACCTATCGAATTAAGAACCAGTGAAGGCTACGGTACGAGCGGAAGAAATACCTATGCTTTATCTCTGGCCTATTCCCAAATTATCAATCAGAATTTCCAGATCGAGGTTTTGGGAGATGCTGTTCAGCAAACAGGATATTTAAGCCTGCCGTTTCACAGGGTATATTTTAATGATAATTCTGTACATCAGGAAGCTTTACCGGATAAAAGGTTTAAAATTCCAATAGGATTGAGAGCCAACTATTTTCTGGGAGATAAGGTGATTCTGAGGGCCTATTACCGGTATTATACTGATGACTGGGGACTGAAATCCAATACCTTCAGCCTGGAAACGCCGGTGAAAATTTCACCATTTATTTCGGTAAGTCCTTTCTACAGGTATTATTCGCAGACGGCAACAAAATATTTCGCGCCCTATCAGCAGCATACGGCTTTTGATGATTTTTATACCAGTAATTATGATTTGTCAAAATTCGACAGCCACTTTTACGGGGCCGGAATCCGAATCAGTCCGAAGAATGGGTTATTTGGAGTGGAACGCCTGAATATGCTGGAAATAAGATATGGACATTATACAAAATCTGTAGGGATGAAATCTGATATTATTTCCTTAAATTTAAGGTTCAGATAA
- a CDS encoding phosphatase PAP2 family protein, giving the protein MKPFITIFTALIFSFSVNGQVKADSSMSVEYFEYQDKVYQPNYKKLIVPAVFIGYGTISLTSDALKNLNRSTKYEIGEHQPKHIKLDNYTQYLPAVMVYGYNLAGIKGKHNFKERTIIYGTSQVISAAFVLPLKHLVKEERPDGSNHLSFPSGHTTTAFSSAHFLFREYKDENFWLSLSGYPIAIFTGVYRTLNDKHWVGDVVAGAGFGILSTELAYWLFPRINTLFNKKDSKSFTMIYPVADGKNFGAGMVLNF; this is encoded by the coding sequence ATGAAACCATTTATCACAATTTTCACTGCTTTGATCTTTTCTTTTTCTGTGAATGGACAGGTCAAAGCAGATTCTTCCATGTCCGTTGAGTATTTTGAATATCAGGACAAAGTTTATCAACCCAATTATAAAAAGCTAATCGTTCCGGCTGTTTTTATCGGATACGGAACGATTAGCCTTACTTCGGATGCATTGAAAAACCTCAACCGGTCTACGAAATATGAAATCGGAGAACATCAGCCGAAACACATTAAACTGGATAATTACACCCAGTATCTTCCTGCAGTAATGGTATATGGATATAATCTTGCAGGAATTAAAGGAAAACATAATTTCAAAGAACGGACAATTATTTACGGAACTTCACAGGTTATCTCGGCTGCATTTGTTCTTCCTCTGAAGCATTTGGTAAAAGAAGAACGGCCGGATGGATCCAACCACCTTTCTTTTCCTTCCGGGCATACAACAACTGCTTTTTCATCAGCTCATTTTCTTTTCAGGGAATATAAAGATGAAAATTTCTGGTTGTCTCTTTCGGGGTATCCTATTGCTATTTTTACAGGTGTTTACAGAACGCTTAATGACAAACACTGGGTAGGAGATGTGGTAGCCGGTGCAGGATTTGGGATTTTAAGTACAGAGTTGGCTTACTGGCTGTTTCCGAGAATTAATACACTATTTAATAAAAAAGATTCTAAAAGTTTTACCATGATTTATCCGGTTGCGGATGGTAAAAATTTTGGGGCAGGAATGGTTTTAAACTTTTAA